In the genome of Zobellia nedashkovskayae, the window TGCAAGGTGCAAAATATAGTATGGTTATGGATAGTTGCATCAACGATTTTGTTTCGGGTGAGATTGAACATGCCGTTGTAAGTGCATATAAAAATGAAGACCCTGATGTTATCGTTATTGAAGGTCAGGGCAGTCTTATGAACCCTGCTTACCCAGGTGGTTTTGAGATTTTGGCAGCCGGAAGACCTGATTATGTCATATTGCAACATGCCCCAAAACGATTGGAATATGATGGATTTCCAGGCTATAAAATGCATTCTCTAGCAGAGCAGATAAATGCTATTGAAGTTATTTCTGGTAAAAAGGTAATAGCCATTACTGTAAACCATGAAGATATGGAAGAAGATGAGATTCTAGAGGCGTGCAAACAAATTACCCTAGAAACAAAACTCCCTGCTTTTGATGTTTTAAAGTATGGAGCAAAAGAACTAGTGGCATTATTAAAGGAAAAAATTCAATGAAAATAACCAATGTGTCTTATGAAAGGCTAGATTTAAAACTCTCAGAGCCTTACACTATCGCTTATGAAACGATAGATAATACGGTAAATTTTATACTTAAAATTGAGACAGATAGCACCATTGTAGGTTACGGGTGTTCAGCTCCGGACAAGATAGTTACGGGAGAACACCCTAAAGAGGTAGAGATGGCTCTAAAAGCACTTATCATTCCCTACCTAAAAGGTAAGGATCCTTTTACATATGCCTTTATCTTAATGGAACTTAAAAAGCTTTTAGGCAGAAAATCGTCTTCCTTGGCCATGGTAGATATGGCGCTTTACGATTTAATGTCCAAAAAGGCAGATGTGCCGCTTTATAAGTTCTTAGGTGGTTATCGTAAGAGCATTGCCACAAGTATAACGATTGGTATTTTATCGTTGGATGAAACATTGGCGCAAGCAAAAGATTTTGTTCAGCAGGGTTTTTCTATCCTTAAAGTTAAAGGCGGACATAGCTTAGCTGATGATATCGAAAAAATGACGTTGCTCCATGAAAAATTTCCTGAAGTTACTTTTCGATTCGATGGAAACCAAGGATACTCAGTAGTTGATTCTGTTGCGTTTGTAAAGGCAACAAGCCAAATTGGAATTGAAATTTTTGAGCAGCCTACGAAACAGGAAAAGGAAGAACGCTTGGGTCAAATTATGGATCAGATAGACATACCGTTAATGGCTGATGAAAGTTTAAAAACTCTTACTGATGTTTTTAGACTTGCCCAAAATGAACGGGTAGATATGGTGAATATTAAGCTGATGAAAGTTGGTGGTAT includes:
- a CDS encoding mandelate racemase/muconate lactonizing enzyme family protein, with translation MKITNVSYERLDLKLSEPYTIAYETIDNTVNFILKIETDSTIVGYGCSAPDKIVTGEHPKEVEMALKALIIPYLKGKDPFTYAFILMELKKLLGRKSSSLAMVDMALYDLMSKKADVPLYKFLGGYRKSIATSITIGILSLDETLAQAKDFVQQGFSILKVKGGHSLADDIEKMTLLHEKFPEVTFRFDGNQGYSVVDSVAFVKATSQIGIEIFEQPTKQEKEERLGQIMDQIDIPLMADESLKTLTDVFRLAQNERVDMVNIKLMKVGGIFEGMHINSVAKSAGIETMVGCNDECALGISAGLHFALSRPNIRYADLDGHLDVVDDPFKGLFNLEKGVLYPSDAPGLGKISL